From one Pedobacter faecalis genomic stretch:
- a CDS encoding AraC family transcriptional regulator, giving the protein MEEPKKIKEGFLGQKMIVLTPNIRKSIKNNPLISPFYLTAIGYYPHATGHDRERKTGSAEFILLYCIDGEGRIEMDNTTYDLKANTFFIIPKNVPHRYYSSVKAPWSIYWLHFSGSNSRTIYERSLSDGVHQVHAVPFEEYRIQLFNQIYTILEQSFNARDMEIMNFRVLHFVTSLIYYREINPIVNSQDAISNSILYMKANLDKKLSINQLAEQQKISLSHYLRIFKQKTGISPISYYNQLKIQHSCQYLYFTDKSIKQICNLIGIEDQYYFSRLFSKLMGTSPSEYRKKHKK; this is encoded by the coding sequence ATGGAAGAACCAAAGAAAATAAAGGAAGGCTTTCTGGGTCAGAAAATGATTGTCCTGACCCCCAACATCAGGAAGAGCATCAAGAATAACCCGCTGATCAGCCCGTTTTATCTCACCGCGATCGGGTATTACCCTCATGCTACGGGGCACGACCGTGAACGGAAAACCGGCTCGGCAGAGTTCATCCTGCTGTACTGTATAGACGGCGAAGGACGCATAGAGATGGACAATACCACCTACGACCTGAAAGCAAACACCTTCTTTATCATCCCGAAGAACGTACCCCACCGGTATTACAGTTCGGTTAAGGCGCCATGGAGCATATACTGGCTGCATTTCAGCGGATCAAACTCAAGAACCATCTATGAACGCTCGCTCAGCGATGGTGTACACCAGGTACATGCCGTGCCCTTCGAGGAATACCGCATCCAGCTGTTCAACCAGATTTATACCATTCTGGAGCAGAGCTTTAATGCGCGCGACATGGAAATCATGAACTTCCGTGTGCTTCATTTTGTTACCTCACTGATTTATTACAGGGAGATCAACCCGATTGTAAACAGCCAGGACGCGATCAGCAATTCCATATTGTACATGAAGGCCAACCTCGACAAAAAACTGTCCATCAACCAGCTTGCCGAACAGCAGAAAATATCCCTGTCGCATTACCTCCGGATCTTTAAACAGAAAACGGGCATTTCGCCCATTTCCTATTACAACCAATTAAAAATCCAGCATTCCTGTCAGTACCTCTACTTCACAGATAAAAGTATTAAGCAGATATGCAACCTGATCGGTATTGAAGACCAGTATTACTTTTCAAGGCTCTTCAGTAAACTGATGGGCACTTCGCCATCAGAGTATCGCAAGAAGCATAAAAAATAA
- a CDS encoding DUF4959 domain-containing protein — translation MKNIDFKRVFRFMLLPAMLLGALAACKKADTVAEVVSDDMTKPGVVTNVKVENFNGGARIMYRLPDSKNLLYVLAQYPINDNRVRETKASYYTDTIVVDGFAREKEYEVTLYAVSRANVKSDPVVVKVSPKKPNYLLINSNLEISPDFGGANFFGLNTNRVPVSLHMLVYNERTKSYEEQEPEYINGDTIDVSVRNLPPTPQKVGVYTMDRFGNASDTVFKTLTPLAESVLDKSKFFVYRLPSDAPIGYGWEFRYFFDGNLGDPGWHTLSAPKTIGTFGLGVEAKISRFMLWQRPSEYYAYQNTRKFTVWGSEKQNPADASLPGSSAPGTVVGDWINMGNFAFPNPPSGLPANQANAADKEFVSKGVNFTMPRLAPSVRYIRFHVTQTWGGQDYVNAMEITLYGNPL, via the coding sequence ATGAAAAATATAGATTTCAAAAGAGTTTTCCGGTTTATGCTGCTTCCCGCGATGTTGCTGGGTGCGCTGGCTGCTTGTAAAAAAGCCGACACGGTTGCGGAGGTGGTGTCTGATGATATGACCAAGCCAGGCGTGGTCACCAACGTAAAGGTGGAAAATTTTAATGGTGGTGCGAGGATCATGTACCGCCTTCCTGATTCGAAAAACCTGTTGTACGTCCTGGCGCAATACCCGATCAACGATAACCGGGTGAGGGAAACCAAGGCGAGTTATTATACCGACACGATTGTGGTCGACGGCTTTGCCCGGGAAAAGGAATATGAGGTCACGCTGTATGCAGTAAGCCGGGCCAATGTAAAATCGGATCCTGTAGTGGTAAAGGTGAGCCCTAAAAAGCCGAACTACCTGCTGATCAACTCGAACCTGGAGATCAGCCCTGATTTTGGCGGGGCGAACTTTTTTGGGTTGAACACTAACCGTGTACCCGTTTCCTTGCACATGCTGGTGTACAACGAGCGGACGAAGTCGTACGAAGAGCAGGAGCCCGAATACATCAATGGCGACACCATCGATGTGTCGGTAAGGAACCTGCCGCCTACCCCGCAAAAAGTTGGGGTATATACGATGGACAGGTTTGGCAATGCATCAGACACGGTGTTTAAAACGCTGACACCCCTGGCGGAGTCGGTGCTCGACAAATCGAAGTTCTTCGTGTACCGCCTGCCTAGCGACGCACCGATCGGCTATGGCTGGGAGTTCCGGTATTTCTTTGATGGTAACCTGGGCGATCCGGGCTGGCATACGTTGAGCGCACCTAAAACGATCGGCACGTTTGGCCTGGGTGTAGAAGCCAAGATCAGCCGTTTTATGCTTTGGCAGCGGCCATCTGAGTATTATGCTTATCAGAATACGCGGAAGTTTACCGTTTGGGGCTCGGAGAAGCAAAACCCTGCCGACGCTTCATTGCCGGGCAGTTCAGCGCCAGGCACGGTGGTGGGCGACTGGATAAACATGGGTAATTTTGCCTTCCCGAATCCGCCATCAGGCTTACCAGCAAATCAAGCCAATGCGGCTGATAAGGAGTTTGTGTCTAAGGGTGTAAACTTTACGATGCCGAGACTGGCACCATCGGTAAGGTATATCCGCTTCCATGTTACCCAAACCTGGGGCGGGCAAGATTATGTGAACGCTATGGAGATCACTTTGTATGGCAATCCGTTGTAA
- a CDS encoding RagB/SusD family nutrient uptake outer membrane protein: MKDMRFYHKLICLVLLCVAGTSCKKYLDVVPNNVGTLDYAFSNRNEAENYLYGCYNTYQSLCRDIVSNPGFTVSAEVIYPNFEGNPFNKITSPGFSLVRGVQNVSQPALDYWSGTNGGQAIYVAIRRCNIMLENIDKPIDLTATEKKRWIAEVKFLKAYYHYYLMRLYGPIVLIKQNRPVDGPIADTKVARSTVDECFAYVEELLTESIPDLPPTIENRINEFGRVTKSIGMAVKAEVLTTAASPLFNGNPDYASFRDKSGKALFPATYDQQKWVKAATACKEAILEFESHGGRLYTAVPSDQVENVSNELKNVLTLQAAVTQRWEENPELIMASQYAFEFQGYVIPKLSSKAIAFSNEHPSNFAVPISTAELFYTKNGVPITEDKTWDYANRNTPQVGTDATKSYIKSGYETAKGHFDRELRFYASVGFDGGIWFGNGKRNESDAFYVQARGPFAFAGPKSVFATNVTGYWPKKLGNYLSVLDESVVYQPFRMPLIRLSGLYLLYAEALNESLSAPSEEVYTYIDKVRQRAKLPGVREAWAAYAKNPNDPADKNKLRAIIHQERRIELCFEGQIGWDLRRWKELQGVLSRPLQGWHVQEGNAVDYYRPQTVLIPVFGVKDYLWPIRNTDVVINENLVQNPFW; the protein is encoded by the coding sequence ATGAAAGACATGAGATTCTATCATAAACTGATTTGCCTGGTGCTGCTTTGCGTAGCGGGCACGTCGTGCAAAAAATATCTGGATGTGGTGCCCAACAATGTGGGTACGCTCGACTATGCTTTTTCTAACAGAAACGAGGCCGAGAATTATCTTTACGGGTGCTACAATACCTATCAGAGCCTGTGCCGCGATATAGTGAGCAACCCTGGATTTACCGTATCGGCAGAGGTCATCTACCCTAATTTTGAGGGCAATCCGTTCAACAAGATCACTTCACCGGGCTTTTCGCTCGTGAGGGGCGTGCAGAATGTGTCGCAGCCGGCGCTCGATTACTGGAGCGGTACGAACGGCGGACAGGCGATCTATGTGGCGATCCGTCGCTGCAACATTATGCTCGAAAACATCGATAAACCTATCGACCTGACAGCGACGGAGAAGAAGCGCTGGATTGCGGAGGTGAAGTTTCTGAAAGCTTACTATCACTATTATCTGATGAGGTTGTATGGCCCGATCGTGCTGATCAAACAAAACAGGCCGGTCGACGGCCCGATTGCGGACACTAAAGTGGCCCGCTCTACGGTCGACGAGTGCTTCGCTTATGTGGAAGAATTACTTACAGAATCCATCCCTGATCTGCCGCCAACCATCGAGAACCGGATCAATGAATTTGGACGGGTCACGAAATCTATCGGCATGGCCGTAAAGGCCGAGGTGCTTACCACGGCTGCAAGTCCGCTTTTTAATGGCAATCCCGATTACGCTTCGTTCCGTGATAAGTCGGGCAAGGCCCTGTTCCCGGCAACTTATGATCAGCAGAAATGGGTTAAGGCGGCTACGGCATGTAAGGAAGCAATTCTGGAATTTGAGTCGCACGGCGGCCGCCTTTACACTGCGGTGCCGTCCGACCAGGTGGAAAATGTATCGAACGAACTGAAGAATGTACTTACGCTGCAGGCGGCGGTTACCCAGCGCTGGGAGGAGAACCCGGAGCTGATCATGGCTTCGCAGTATGCTTTTGAGTTTCAGGGTTATGTAATTCCTAAGCTGAGTTCGAAGGCTATTGCGTTCAGCAATGAGCATCCTTCGAATTTTGCAGTGCCGATTTCTACAGCGGAGCTTTTTTATACCAAAAACGGGGTGCCAATAACGGAGGATAAAACCTGGGATTATGCAAACCGGAATACACCGCAGGTAGGTACAGATGCGACGAAGTCTTATATCAAATCGGGCTACGAAACGGCAAAAGGGCATTTCGATCGCGAACTGCGCTTTTATGCCAGCGTGGGTTTCGATGGGGGTATCTGGTTTGGAAACGGAAAGCGGAATGAAAGTGATGCTTTTTATGTGCAGGCACGCGGGCCTTTCGCCTTTGCGGGACCAAAAAGTGTGTTTGCCACCAACGTAACCGGCTACTGGCCGAAGAAGCTGGGCAACTATTTGTCTGTACTGGATGAGAGTGTGGTGTATCAGCCTTTCCGCATGCCGCTGATCAGGCTAAGCGGACTGTACCTGCTGTATGCCGAGGCCCTTAATGAGAGCTTATCAGCCCCATCCGAAGAAGTTTACACGTATATCGACAAGGTTCGTCAGCGTGCCAAGCTGCCGGGTGTGCGCGAGGCTTGGGCGGCTTACGCTAAAAATCCGAACGACCCGGCCGATAAGAATAAGCTGCGTGCCATCATTCACCAGGAGCGCCGTATCGAGCTGTGTTTTGAGGGACAGATTGGCTGGGACCTGCGCCGCTGGAAGGAGCTGCAGGGCGTTTTAAGTCGGCCACTGCAAGGCTGGCATGTGCAGGAGGGCAATGCTGTCGATTATTATCGTCCGCAGACCGTGCTGATCCCCGTGTTTGGCGTAAAGGATTACCTCTGGCCGATCAGGAATACAGATGTGGTGATCAACGAAAATCTTGTCCAGAATCCGTTCTGGTAG
- a CDS encoding glycoside hydrolase family 97 protein yields the protein MNKLITLSSCVALLICLLSAQNIDAADGRYVVRSPNKRMSISVAAGDSLRYSVRYNDREILHPSAISMRLGDRTLGPAANILRTSAVRGKDFNELVISFKEDFDLVLRAYNEGVAYRFVTRIADSVTVVAEQADFRLEGDPAVIWQETDNYTTWEGSYIRHDAFSKVADLKRATTPALFSDTLQRIRIILAESDVFDYPGMYLQKQGEMLRGEWAGYPAKTVMGSWGNFVSVVKERAGFLARTSGSRSFPWRVVMATDDDRSLLTNRLIAKLARPNVLKDISWIKPGKATWEWWHDALLPGAPVASGMGNRNTALYNYYVDFAAAGKLEYLMIDAGWSDNYDVTKVNPKLDVKAVISRARDKQVGVFLWCVASSILKDLDKSLDFIASTGAVGIKVDFFDRDDQLAIRSMETIAMECAKRKLMVNFHGCPKPTGLEITYPNIVNYEAVRGAESHKWDYSITPDHHLIIPFIRMLAGPMDYTPGAMRNKTKADFKPIDPGLPSGQGTRCHEMAMFVVYHQPFGMLADSPTAYMQYPDIMQYLSQVPAVCDETRVLSAELAEYAVVAKRKGRDWYLGAMTNWTGRTLEVDFGFLPAGRTYEVVLYTDGQNAEVDAELYDCKTLRVTSKTKISLKLAPGGGAAAVIKSIF from the coding sequence ATGAACAAATTGATCACGCTAAGCAGCTGCGTCGCACTGCTGATTTGCCTGCTGTCTGCCCAAAACATAGATGCCGCCGACGGCCGATATGTAGTTCGCTCCCCAAATAAAAGGATGTCGATTTCCGTTGCGGCGGGCGACAGTCTCCGATACAGCGTACGCTATAACGACAGGGAGATTTTACATCCTTCTGCGATATCGATGCGTTTGGGCGACCGCACCTTGGGGCCGGCAGCAAATATATTACGTACATCGGCTGTAAGAGGCAAAGATTTTAATGAGCTGGTCATCTCCTTTAAGGAGGATTTTGACCTGGTGTTGCGCGCATATAACGAGGGGGTGGCGTACCGCTTTGTGACCCGCATCGCGGATTCAGTAACCGTCGTGGCAGAGCAGGCCGACTTCCGGTTGGAAGGCGATCCCGCGGTGATCTGGCAGGAAACGGACAACTATACCACCTGGGAGGGTTCTTATATCCGCCATGATGCCTTTTCTAAAGTGGCCGACCTGAAACGGGCTACTACACCGGCTTTGTTCAGCGACACATTGCAGCGCATCAGGATCATCCTGGCTGAGTCGGACGTGTTTGATTATCCGGGTATGTACCTGCAGAAGCAGGGCGAGATGCTACGGGGCGAGTGGGCGGGGTACCCTGCTAAGACGGTAATGGGCAGCTGGGGCAATTTTGTTTCGGTAGTGAAGGAACGTGCAGGTTTCCTGGCGCGGACCAGCGGCAGCAGGAGTTTTCCATGGAGGGTGGTGATGGCGACAGATGATGATCGCTCTTTGCTGACCAACAGGCTGATTGCAAAGCTTGCGAGGCCTAATGTGCTCAAAGATATTTCCTGGATAAAGCCGGGAAAGGCCACCTGGGAGTGGTGGCACGATGCCTTGCTTCCGGGGGCTCCCGTGGCGTCGGGTATGGGCAACAGGAATACGGCGCTGTATAACTATTATGTGGATTTTGCAGCGGCGGGCAAACTGGAATACCTCATGATTGATGCGGGCTGGTCGGATAATTACGACGTAACCAAAGTAAACCCGAAGCTTGATGTAAAGGCTGTGATCAGTCGCGCCCGCGACAAACAAGTGGGTGTGTTTCTGTGGTGTGTAGCCAGTTCCATTCTGAAGGACCTCGATAAAAGTCTCGATTTTATCGCTTCAACAGGAGCGGTTGGCATCAAGGTCGATTTCTTCGACCGCGACGACCAGTTGGCTATTCGCTCGATGGAAACGATTGCGATGGAATGCGCCAAGCGGAAGCTGATGGTTAATTTTCATGGCTGCCCAAAACCCACAGGTCTGGAAATAACCTATCCGAACATCGTTAACTATGAGGCGGTGCGGGGGGCGGAGTCGCACAAATGGGACTATTCCATTACGCCTGATCATCACCTGATCATCCCTTTTATACGTATGCTGGCAGGGCCGATGGACTACACCCCTGGAGCTATGCGCAATAAAACTAAGGCCGATTTCAAACCGATAGATCCCGGTCTGCCCTCAGGCCAGGGCACCAGGTGCCATGAAATGGCCATGTTTGTGGTTTATCATCAGCCTTTCGGTATGCTGGCCGATTCGCCCACTGCGTATATGCAGTATCCTGATATTATGCAATATCTTTCTCAGGTTCCCGCAGTGTGCGATGAAACCAGGGTGCTAAGTGCTGAACTTGCGGAATATGCGGTGGTGGCCAAACGCAAGGGGCGCGACTGGTACCTGGGGGCCATGACCAACTGGACCGGCCGAACGCTGGAGGTCGACTTTGGCTTTTTACCTGCAGGCCGCACTTACGAAGTGGTGCTGTATACTGATGGACAAAACGCGGAGGTGGATGCGGAGCTGTACGACTGCAAAACGCTGCGGGTGACCAGTAAAACGAAGATCAGCCTTAAACTGGCTCCGGGCGGCGGTGCGGCAGCGGTAATAAAGTCCATCTTTTAA
- a CDS encoding SusC/RagA family TonB-linked outer membrane protein codes for MRRILSLLIPALLVFCYNSFAQTQPKITITGTVTDSAGVAIPGASVVVEKESKNGAMTGSNGKFVIDVVPGSVLKVSYVGYLDRLVPVTADTKTLTIILKENAIQVGEVVVTAFGKRERKEALVGSVTSITPGDLKIPASNLTNALAGQAAGVIAYQRSGQPGQDNASFFIRGVTTFGYKQDPLILIDNVELTTNDLARLQVDDIASFVILKDASATALYGARGANGVILVSTKEGKEGPAKINFRSEYSMSQSTQTLDLVDPIQYMHMYNEASLTRDPTLPLPFTPTKIRNTEATMAGAPGSNEYVYPAVDWLDMLFKKNASTQRNNLSVNGGGSVARYYIAGSYNRDNGVLKTDTRNNNDNNVKFQNYQLRSNVNVNLTKTTEAIVRLSGTFSDYNGPITADGSFASDLYSVAMHASPVLFPAYYPADEANARANHILFGNIGGPDGTATNSIRFPTGNPYAQLLRGHKNFSESRMSAQLELNQDFKFITEGLKFRGIFNTNRYSYFDSQLAYSPYFYSYSDYDKLNNSYKLTWLNPRNNVPNNVPTEYLVYSKNEPNANSFYYLQGAVDYNRQFGSHNVSTSLIGTMQQTLYSSARDPRTNTTTLPYSLPFRNMGLAGRATYSYKSRYFAEFNFGYNGSERFSEEHRFGFFPTFGVSWVASNEEFWNTNGFINRLKIRASHGLVGNDAIGSQRFFYLSDVNLNGGNFAQFGVNNQNQLNGVTIRSYANSNITWETSRQTNLAAEITFLKNFSMIAEVYKNHRYDILRERFIPSTEGFEAAVSTNLGEVDSEGIDLSLDYKQTFNNTLWAALRGNFTYSTNKYTYIEEPNYAESWRKFIGQPISRGYGYIAERLFVDDEEARNSPSQIMSTTDAYNNRINGILPQGGDIKYRDVNGDGKIDDLDQVFMGYPTTPEIVYGFGFSSGFKGFDLSAFFQGQARVSFFIDPRKVSPFLERNVPYIDGNTQVLQAFADSHWSEENQDLYAMHPRLGMSNAMVANNLQNSTWWLRDGSFMRLKSVEIGYTLPARISNSLKLSNCRFYLNGLNLITWSPFKMWDPELGGNGFAYPVQKVFNFGLNLNL; via the coding sequence ATGAGAAGAATTTTATCATTGCTGATTCCGGCGCTTTTGGTGTTCTGTTATAATTCTTTTGCGCAGACCCAGCCCAAGATTACGATTACTGGTACTGTTACAGATTCCGCGGGTGTAGCCATCCCCGGTGCCAGTGTGGTTGTGGAGAAGGAATCGAAAAACGGGGCCATGACTGGCTCCAACGGTAAGTTTGTTATTGATGTGGTGCCGGGGAGTGTCCTCAAGGTATCTTATGTAGGGTATCTCGACAGGCTGGTTCCGGTTACTGCCGACACCAAAACGCTTACCATCATCTTAAAAGAAAATGCCATACAGGTAGGGGAGGTCGTTGTAACAGCCTTCGGTAAACGCGAACGCAAGGAGGCGTTGGTGGGCTCTGTTACGAGCATTACGCCGGGCGACCTGAAGATTCCGGCGAGTAACCTGACCAATGCGCTGGCGGGGCAGGCGGCAGGGGTTATCGCTTATCAGCGAAGCGGACAGCCAGGGCAGGATAATGCATCTTTTTTCATCAGGGGCGTTACTACGTTCGGGTATAAGCAGGACCCGTTGATCCTGATCGACAACGTGGAGCTGACTACCAACGACCTGGCCAGGCTGCAGGTAGACGATATTGCCAGCTTTGTGATCCTGAAAGATGCGAGTGCAACTGCCCTTTATGGTGCGAGAGGAGCCAACGGCGTGATCCTGGTGAGCACCAAAGAAGGTAAGGAAGGGCCTGCGAAGATCAATTTCAGGTCGGAGTACTCCATGTCGCAGTCTACCCAAACGCTTGATCTGGTTGATCCCATCCAGTATATGCATATGTATAACGAGGCTTCGCTAACGCGTGATCCGACGCTGCCTTTGCCTTTTACGCCAACTAAAATCCGCAATACGGAGGCGACGATGGCGGGAGCACCGGGAAGCAATGAGTATGTGTACCCGGCGGTCGACTGGCTGGATATGTTGTTTAAGAAAAACGCGAGCACGCAGCGGAACAACCTGAGTGTAAACGGCGGTGGTTCTGTGGCGAGATATTATATAGCGGGTTCATACAATCGTGATAATGGCGTGCTGAAAACGGATACACGCAATAACAACGACAATAATGTGAAGTTCCAGAACTATCAGCTGCGTTCTAACGTGAACGTAAACCTGACCAAGACCACTGAGGCTATCGTAAGGCTGTCGGGTACGTTCAGCGATTATAACGGGCCGATCACGGCCGATGGTTCGTTTGCGTCCGACTTGTACAGCGTAGCGATGCATGCGAGTCCGGTGCTGTTCCCTGCGTATTATCCTGCCGATGAGGCCAATGCACGGGCCAATCATATTCTGTTCGGCAACATTGGCGGTCCGGATGGTACGGCAACAAACAGCATCCGTTTCCCTACGGGCAATCCTTATGCACAGTTGCTGCGCGGGCACAAGAACTTTTCGGAGTCGCGTATGTCGGCCCAGCTGGAGCTGAATCAGGACTTTAAATTTATTACCGAGGGCCTAAAGTTCAGGGGTATATTTAATACGAACAGGTATTCGTACTTTGATTCCCAACTGGCTTATTCGCCCTACTTCTATAGTTACAGCGATTACGACAAGCTAAACAACAGCTATAAACTGACTTGGCTTAACCCCAGAAACAATGTGCCGAACAATGTGCCTACAGAGTATCTGGTATACAGCAAGAACGAGCCCAATGCCAATTCTTTCTATTATTTGCAGGGGGCGGTCGACTATAACAGGCAGTTTGGAAGTCACAACGTGAGTACTTCACTGATCGGTACCATGCAGCAGACCTTGTATTCGAGTGCCAGAGATCCGCGTACAAATACCACAACGCTGCCTTACTCCTTGCCATTCCGGAACATGGGGCTTGCCGGCCGGGCTACTTATTCTTACAAGAGCCGGTACTTTGCGGAGTTCAACTTTGGTTACAATGGTTCCGAGCGCTTTTCGGAGGAACACCGCTTTGGTTTCTTCCCAACTTTTGGTGTTTCGTGGGTGGCTTCCAATGAAGAGTTTTGGAACACCAATGGTTTCATAAACCGGCTGAAGATCCGCGCAAGCCATGGTCTGGTGGGCAACGACGCCATCGGAAGTCAGCGTTTCTTCTATCTTTCCGATGTTAACCTGAACGGGGGTAATTTCGCGCAGTTTGGCGTCAATAACCAGAACCAGCTGAACGGGGTAACCATCCGCAGTTATGCCAACTCAAACATTACCTGGGAAACATCACGTCAGACCAACCTGGCGGCTGAGATCACTTTCCTGAAAAATTTCAGCATGATAGCCGAGGTGTATAAAAACCATCGCTATGATATCTTGCGAGAGCGGTTTATTCCTTCAACCGAAGGATTTGAAGCGGCAGTGAGCACCAATCTTGGTGAGGTGGATTCTGAAGGTATTGATTTGTCGCTCGACTATAAACAGACTTTTAACAACACGCTATGGGCTGCTTTGCGTGGTAATTTTACGTACTCCACCAACAAATACACCTATATAGAAGAACCCAACTATGCCGAGAGCTGGCGCAAGTTTATCGGTCAGCCCATCAGTCGCGGTTACGGCTATATCGCAGAACGCCTGTTTGTCGACGACGAAGAGGCACGCAACTCACCAAGCCAGATCATGTCGACCACCGATGCCTACAATAACCGGATCAACGGTATTTTGCCGCAGGGCGGAGATATCAAATACCGTGACGTAAATGGCGACGGGAAAATTGACGACCTCGACCAGGTGTTTATGGGCTACCCCACCACGCCTGAGATCGTGTATGGTTTCGGTTTTTCTTCTGGTTTTAAAGGCTTCGATCTATCGGCCTTCTTCCAGGGACAGGCCCGGGTTTCCTTCTTTATCGACCCCAGGAAGGTTAGCCCCTTTCTTGAACGCAACGTGCCTTATATAGACGGCAATACGCAGGTGCTGCAGGCATTTGCCGATAGTCACTGGTCGGAAGAAAACCAGGACTTATACGCCATGCATCCCAGACTGGGCATGAGCAATGCCATGGTGGCCAATAACCTGCAGAACAGCACCTGGTGGCTGCGGGATGGTAGCTTTATGCGCCTGAAATCTGTCGAGATCGGCTATACGCTGCCTGCGCGGATATCCAACTCGCTTAAGTTGTCGAACTGCCGGTTTTACCTGAACGGTTTAAACCTGATTACCTGGAGCCCTTTTAAAATGTGGGATCCGGAACTGGGCGGCAATGGTTTTGCCTATCCGGTACAGAAGGTGTTCAATTTTGGCTTAAACCTGAACTTATAA
- a CDS encoding DUF5000 domain-containing lipoprotein has product MKTIFHIALIAVATFTLASCKKYADDYKEFLENKEITYPGLATNVGYQAGNLRTVLYWSPSPDPSIKSYLVTWNNGADSLVVNATSNDPAVKMSVSIPNLNEYVYSFKIVARDAQGNKSVGQELNNVRVYGPAYIASLINRSHDAANPYVVNSPSSVVLHFNKADSANFSTKIRYTNTSDVVEEKVLAPDENSVTLTNYKFGTPVQYKSAYKPEKTAADAFEVGAYSDFPVIKAIVEYDKALFAKRNLPTDIRSEYGWELQYLWDKKTAENAGPGFHTPGTSMPQWFTVDLGVKAKLDHFRVWQRTSALYDVGNLKQFELWGSNDPSSDGSFSSWTKLGTFNSFKPSGLPKGQVSDADRNFAAAGEKFTVEGLPEYRYVRFKVLETWGGANYLHLMELSFFKQL; this is encoded by the coding sequence ATGAAAACCATTTTCCATATCGCGTTAATTGCAGTTGCGACCTTCACCCTGGCGAGCTGTAAAAAGTACGCTGACGACTATAAGGAATTTCTCGAAAATAAAGAGATTACCTATCCGGGCCTGGCAACCAATGTGGGCTATCAGGCGGGCAACCTCCGTACGGTCCTGTACTGGAGCCCGAGTCCAGATCCAAGTATCAAAAGCTATCTGGTAACCTGGAACAACGGGGCCGACTCTTTGGTGGTCAATGCCACATCGAACGACCCCGCAGTTAAGATGAGCGTTTCTATTCCGAACCTCAATGAATATGTATATAGCTTTAAGATTGTGGCCCGCGATGCGCAAGGCAACAAATCCGTGGGTCAGGAACTGAACAATGTAAGGGTATATGGCCCGGCTTATATCGCCAGCCTGATCAACCGCTCGCACGATGCGGCCAATCCTTATGTGGTCAACAGCCCCTCCTCGGTGGTGCTTCATTTCAATAAGGCTGATTCTGCGAATTTCTCTACAAAGATCCGTTACACCAACACCTCGGACGTGGTGGAGGAGAAGGTTCTCGCTCCGGATGAAAACTCGGTGACGCTAACCAATTATAAATTTGGTACGCCAGTGCAGTATAAGTCGGCCTACAAGCCCGAAAAAACTGCCGCGGATGCTTTTGAGGTGGGCGCTTACAGTGATTTTCCGGTCATCAAGGCCATCGTGGAGTATGATAAGGCACTGTTTGCCAAGCGCAACCTGCCTACCGACATCCGGTCGGAATACGGCTGGGAACTGCAGTACCTGTGGGATAAAAAGACGGCTGAAAATGCGGGGCCGGGCTTTCATACGCCCGGTACGTCTATGCCACAGTGGTTTACCGTTGATCTGGGCGTAAAAGCCAAGCTTGATCATTTCCGGGTATGGCAGCGCACTTCTGCGCTCTATGATGTGGGTAACCTGAAGCAGTTTGAGCTGTGGGGCAGTAACGATCCGTCGTCCGATGGCAGCTTCAGCAGCTGGACCAAGCTGGGTACGTTCAACTCTTTCAAGCCGTCAGGGTTGCCCAAGGGCCAGGTAAGTGATGCCGACCGCAACTTTGCCGCCGCTGGCGAGAAGTTTACCGTAGAAGGTTTGCCCGAATACCGCTATGTTAGGTTTAAGGTGCTCGAAACCTGGGGCGGGGCCAATTACCTGCACCTGATGGAGTTGTCCTTCTTTAAGCAATTGTAA